A single genomic interval of Microbacterium sp. BLY harbors:
- the arfB gene encoding alternative ribosome rescue aminoacyl-tRNA hydrolase ArfB → MPSAPRSGLRVSAGLTIPESELSWRFSRSSGPGGQGVNTTDSRVELVWDAARSAALSPTQRDRLLDRLRGRLVDGVLTVASSEHRAQLRNREAARERLAALIAEGVRPPVAPRRATKPSRGSKERRLTAKHRRTDVKSLRRRPRED, encoded by the coding sequence ATGCCTTCCGCCCCGCGCTCCGGACTCCGGGTCTCCGCGGGTCTGACGATCCCGGAGTCCGAGCTGTCGTGGCGGTTCTCGCGATCCTCGGGGCCCGGCGGTCAGGGGGTGAACACCACCGATTCCCGGGTCGAGCTCGTCTGGGACGCGGCGCGGTCCGCGGCTCTCTCGCCGACGCAGCGCGACCGACTCCTCGATCGGCTCCGCGGGCGGCTGGTCGACGGCGTGCTGACGGTCGCCTCGTCCGAGCATCGGGCGCAGCTGCGCAACCGCGAGGCGGCGAGGGAGCGGCTGGCGGCGCTGATCGCGGAGGGCGTGCGCCCGCCGGTGGCGCCGCGGCGCGCGACGAAGCCGAGCAGAGGATCGAAGGAGCGTCGGCTGACGGCGAAGCATCGCCGCACGGACGTCAAGAGCCTGCGACGGCGCCCCCGGGAGGACTGA
- a CDS encoding SDR family oxidoreductase yields the protein MAETGEPQARLEAEARRAIVTGADSGIGRATAVALAAAGIDVGITWHSDEAGAQATADEVRSHGARAVVAQLDASDIPACGDVVDALIAELGGVDVFVNNAGAGLQTPFLDVTLDEWNRVLDTDLTGAFVCLQRAARSMVAAGRGGRLISVTSVHEHQPMVGASAYDTAKHGLGGLMKNLALELGRYGISAVSVAPGEIATPMTGQTDTDPHAEDRPGIPLGRPGDAREVAALIAFLASPEAAYITGASVVIDGGMLQMGPQAGAAIESHDWRTV from the coding sequence ATGGCCGAGACCGGCGAGCCGCAGGCCCGCCTGGAGGCCGAGGCCCGCCGCGCGATCGTGACCGGAGCCGACTCCGGCATCGGCCGCGCGACCGCCGTGGCCCTCGCCGCCGCCGGAATCGACGTCGGCATCACCTGGCACAGCGACGAAGCCGGCGCCCAGGCAACCGCCGACGAGGTGCGCAGCCACGGCGCCCGCGCGGTCGTCGCGCAGCTCGACGCGTCCGACATCCCGGCCTGCGGCGACGTGGTCGACGCGCTGATCGCAGAGCTCGGCGGCGTCGACGTCTTCGTCAACAACGCCGGGGCCGGGCTTCAGACCCCGTTCCTCGACGTCACTCTCGACGAGTGGAACCGGGTGCTCGACACCGACCTCACCGGTGCCTTCGTCTGCCTGCAGCGCGCCGCACGGTCGATGGTCGCAGCCGGCCGCGGCGGCCGTCTCATCTCCGTCACCAGCGTGCACGAGCACCAGCCGATGGTGGGGGCGAGCGCCTATGACACCGCCAAGCACGGGCTCGGCGGGCTCATGAAGAACCTCGCGCTCGAGCTGGGCCGGTACGGGATCAGCGCGGTCAGCGTCGCTCCGGGCGAGATCGCGACTCCGATGACCGGTCAGACCGACACCGACCCGCACGCCGAGGACCGGCCCGGCATCCCGCTCGGACGCCCCGGCGACGCCCGCGAGGTCGCGGCACTGATCGCGTTCCTCGCCTCCCCGGAGGCCGCCTACATCACCGGCGCCTCGGTCGTGATCGACGGGGGGATGCTCCAGATGGGCCCGCAGGCGGGCGCGGCGATCGAGAGCCACGACTGGCGCACGGTCTGA
- a CDS encoding DUF6421 family protein: MSLVSANSSAVQAVVGEPEVVEDASIAENSAAWAQLKRAAIALRELQIKDGSIPGASTSSATQDQATALVGEITAAIRALAPAFPHDADYLAASVADFERWASEGFGVPDFLDSLVAFQPQQHRIDGIRHLVVFPMYTQNGSSDRLVEALIVETIWPEFIAALEAGDYGNKLFVSLRLVDFTPGYDTNSAVLFPETVAMREIPTFTWGAIFQDREAARYRRVVRAAAGITNLDLPERAAAMLEDQEIAEKTFVMWDIIHDRTHMRGDLPFDPFMIKQRMPFFLYSLEEMRCDMTAFRESVKIERALDARVAAGEELTETEREMHEYAHLVQYAVIFDRIFRFAITGTRVRNYDAVGGQLLFAWLHQRGVLHWTDTALAFDWENVPDAVVALGDAIDDLYWHSIDRPKVAHWLAAYELVRGTLTPHPASQWARGLPDEILAGAPKGYTDAVLDDEFPLSMFFETLDKKMKPVIESTVGIRGTDD; encoded by the coding sequence ATGTCCCTCGTTTCCGCCAACAGTTCCGCTGTCCAGGCCGTCGTCGGCGAACCCGAGGTCGTCGAGGACGCGTCGATCGCGGAGAACTCCGCCGCCTGGGCGCAGCTCAAGCGGGCCGCGATCGCCCTCCGCGAGCTGCAGATCAAGGACGGCTCGATCCCTGGCGCTTCGACAAGCTCAGCGACCCAGGACCAGGCGACGGCGCTCGTCGGGGAGATCACCGCCGCGATCCGGGCCCTCGCCCCCGCCTTCCCGCACGACGCGGACTACCTCGCGGCCTCCGTCGCCGACTTCGAGCGCTGGGCGTCCGAGGGCTTCGGCGTGCCCGACTTCCTCGACTCGCTCGTGGCGTTCCAGCCGCAGCAGCACCGCATCGACGGCATCCGACACCTCGTGGTCTTCCCGATGTACACGCAGAACGGCTCCAGCGACCGCCTGGTCGAGGCGCTCATCGTCGAGACCATCTGGCCGGAGTTCATCGCGGCGCTCGAGGCCGGCGACTACGGCAACAAGCTCTTCGTCTCGCTGCGCCTCGTGGACTTCACCCCCGGGTACGACACGAACTCCGCGGTGCTCTTCCCGGAGACCGTCGCCATGCGCGAGATCCCGACCTTCACGTGGGGAGCGATCTTCCAGGACCGCGAGGCCGCCCGTTACCGCCGCGTGGTCCGTGCGGCCGCCGGCATCACCAACCTCGACCTCCCGGAGCGTGCGGCGGCGATGCTCGAGGATCAGGAGATCGCCGAGAAGACGTTCGTGATGTGGGACATCATCCACGACCGCACCCACATGCGCGGGGACCTGCCCTTCGACCCGTTCATGATCAAGCAGCGGATGCCGTTCTTCCTCTACTCGCTGGAGGAGATGCGCTGCGACATGACGGCGTTCCGCGAATCGGTGAAGATCGAGCGGGCGCTCGACGCCCGAGTCGCCGCGGGCGAGGAGCTCACGGAGACCGAGCGCGAGATGCACGAGTACGCGCACCTCGTGCAGTACGCCGTCATCTTCGACCGCATCTTCCGCTTCGCCATCACCGGCACCCGCGTGCGCAACTACGACGCGGTGGGCGGCCAGCTCCTGTTCGCGTGGCTGCACCAGCGCGGCGTCCTGCACTGGACCGACACGGCCCTCGCCTTCGACTGGGAGAACGTTCCGGACGCGGTGGTCGCCCTCGGCGACGCGATCGACGACCTGTACTGGCACTCGATCGACCGCCCGAAGGTCGCGCACTGGCTCGCCGCCTACGAGCTGGTCCGCGGCACGCTGACTCCGCATCCTGCGTCGCAGTGGGCGCGCGGTCTGCCGGACGAGATCCTCGCCGGAGCGCCGAAGGGATACACCGACGCCGTGCTGGACGACGAGTTCCCGCTGTCGATGTTCTTCGAGACGCTGGACAAGAAGATGAAGCCGGTCATCGAGTCGACGGTCGGCATCCGCGGTACGGACGACTGA
- a CDS encoding thioredoxin domain-containing protein — protein sequence MKTPVKAPLIALAVAIVLLVVGIIYALSQRPAQPDPDAGEKLPTVRTDSHVLDDGGPDAVTVVEFLDFECEACGAFAPIVEDLRATYDGDIRYVVRYFPLPGHVNSTPAALAAEAAAAQGRFEDMFHRLFATQAQWGEQPTETPAVFRAFAEELGLDMAAYDAAIADPATLARVQQDKRDGERLGVASTPTFFVDGEMVEIREWDDLEQAIAKAVGE from the coding sequence ATGAAGACCCCCGTCAAAGCGCCCCTCATCGCCCTCGCCGTCGCCATCGTGCTGCTCGTCGTCGGCATCATCTACGCCCTCAGCCAGCGGCCGGCGCAGCCCGACCCCGACGCCGGGGAGAAGCTGCCCACCGTCCGCACCGACTCCCACGTCCTCGACGACGGAGGGCCGGACGCCGTCACCGTCGTCGAGTTCCTCGACTTCGAGTGCGAGGCCTGCGGCGCCTTCGCCCCCATCGTCGAGGACCTGCGTGCCACATACGACGGCGACATCCGCTACGTCGTCCGGTACTTCCCGTTGCCCGGTCACGTGAACTCGACGCCGGCCGCCCTGGCCGCCGAGGCGGCCGCCGCGCAGGGCCGGTTCGAGGACATGTTCCACCGACTGTTCGCGACGCAGGCGCAGTGGGGCGAGCAGCCGACCGAGACACCCGCGGTGTTCCGCGCCTTCGCCGAGGAGCTCGGACTGGACATGGCCGCGTACGATGCTGCGATCGCGGACCCCGCGACCCTCGCGCGCGTGCAGCAGGACAAACGCGACGGCGAGCGGCTGGGCGTCGCCAGCACGCCGACGTTCTTCGTCGACGGCGAGATGGTCGAGATCCGCGAGTGGGACGACCTGGAGCAGGCGATCGCGAAGGCCGTGGGCGAGTGA
- a CDS encoding DUF4229 domain-containing protein produces the protein MKKPAPLLVYTVLRLLAFLVPLAILWFFFPIFREFWWLAAIFAALIGASISMLFLRTPLSDASARLHERRQGKASGPQADAEAEDELVDRTPDDRP, from the coding sequence GTGAAGAAGCCCGCCCCCCTCCTCGTCTACACCGTGCTGCGCCTGCTGGCATTCCTCGTGCCGCTGGCCATCCTGTGGTTCTTCTTCCCGATCTTCCGCGAGTTCTGGTGGCTGGCCGCGATCTTCGCCGCCCTCATCGGCGCGAGCATCTCGATGCTCTTCCTCCGCACGCCGCTCTCCGACGCCTCCGCCCGCCTGCACGAGCGCCGGCAGGGCAAGGCCTCCGGCCCGCAGGCCGACGCGGAAGCCGAGGACGAGCTCGTCGACCGCACCCCCGACGACCGCCCCTGA
- a CDS encoding 1,4-dihydroxy-2-naphthoate polyprenyltransferase, translating to MAASSQRKKKSGRRTPPRTSGNPAKRPVVEAGPVTAADWIGAARLRTLPLAIAPVVIGTGAARSTGPEFHWVIALACLAVAVLLQIGVNFTNDYSDGIRGTDAHRVGPARLTASGRVKPRTVLVIGLVFFALAAVVGIAIVVRTGQWWMLAVGAACIVAAWFYTGGKRPYGYYGLGEVFVFVFFGLVATLGTTWVQVFLLPQQAWLGAIAAGLFACAVLLANNLRDIDQDREVGKRTLTVLIGRRATQVLFTLFVLVPFGIAVFLALLFPIAWLALLALLAGLPAIAIVWTYRQPRELVIALALTSLTSLLYAGALFWAFAG from the coding sequence GTGGCAGCATCCTCCCAGCGCAAGAAGAAGTCCGGTCGTCGCACCCCGCCGCGCACCAGCGGCAACCCGGCTAAGCGGCCGGTCGTCGAGGCCGGGCCGGTGACCGCCGCCGACTGGATCGGCGCCGCTCGTCTGCGCACGCTGCCCCTCGCGATCGCCCCCGTCGTCATCGGCACCGGCGCCGCGCGCAGCACGGGGCCCGAGTTCCATTGGGTGATCGCCCTCGCGTGCCTCGCCGTGGCGGTCCTGCTGCAGATCGGCGTGAACTTCACCAACGACTACAGCGACGGCATCCGCGGCACCGACGCCCATCGGGTCGGCCCCGCACGGCTCACGGCGTCCGGACGGGTGAAGCCGCGGACGGTGCTCGTCATCGGCCTCGTCTTCTTCGCGCTCGCCGCGGTGGTCGGTATCGCGATCGTCGTGAGGACCGGGCAGTGGTGGATGCTCGCGGTCGGCGCCGCCTGCATCGTCGCCGCGTGGTTCTACACCGGCGGCAAGCGGCCGTACGGGTACTACGGCCTCGGCGAGGTCTTCGTCTTCGTGTTCTTCGGGCTCGTCGCCACCCTCGGCACCACCTGGGTGCAGGTCTTCCTGCTCCCGCAGCAGGCTTGGCTGGGAGCGATCGCGGCCGGGCTGTTCGCCTGCGCGGTGCTGCTGGCCAACAACCTCCGCGACATCGATCAGGATCGCGAGGTCGGCAAGCGCACGCTGACGGTGCTGATCGGCCGCCGCGCCACCCAGGTCCTCTTCACGCTCTTCGTGCTCGTGCCGTTCGGCATCGCCGTGTTCCTCGCGTTGCTGTTCCCGATCGCCTGGCTCGCGCTGCTCGCGCTCCTCGCCGGGCTTCCCGCGATCGCCATCGTCTGGACCTACCGGCAGCCGAGGGAACTGGTGATCGCCCTCGCGCTCACCTCCCTGACCTCACTGCTCTACGCCGGGGCCCTGTTCTGGGCCTTCGCCGGCTGA
- a CDS encoding SDR family NAD(P)-dependent oxidoreductase, producing the protein MTTPTSQGARDRVVVLAGATSAAGLAATRALRDAGARVIVTGRSAERLCPLADAGAETVVADATSPAEMTALAGRLDTVDAVVPLVGGWRGGGGLAGQRDDDFAALLPALEAVRATSRAFDARLRASPAGRFAIVSSTAVARPLAGGANYAAVKAASEAWTRAVAQGFSKAAREADEPLRAAAVVFRAKALDPDALAARLVGLWDADAADLNDRVLDLG; encoded by the coding sequence ATGACGACGCCGACGAGCCAGGGAGCCCGGGACCGCGTGGTCGTGCTGGCCGGGGCAACGAGCGCCGCGGGCCTCGCCGCGACCCGTGCCCTGCGCGATGCCGGCGCCCGGGTGATCGTCACGGGACGCTCCGCCGAACGCCTGTGCCCTCTCGCTGACGCCGGCGCGGAGACCGTCGTCGCCGACGCCACCTCCCCCGCCGAGATGACCGCGCTCGCCGGTCGGCTCGACACGGTCGACGCGGTGGTGCCGCTCGTGGGCGGCTGGCGGGGTGGCGGCGGCCTCGCCGGGCAGAGGGACGACGACTTCGCGGCACTGCTGCCGGCGCTGGAGGCCGTGCGGGCGACGAGCCGTGCCTTCGACGCCCGGCTCCGCGCCTCCCCCGCCGGACGGTTCGCGATCGTCTCGTCCACCGCTGTCGCCCGACCCCTCGCCGGCGGAGCGAACTACGCAGCGGTCAAGGCGGCGAGCGAGGCCTGGACCCGTGCCGTCGCCCAGGGCTTCTCCAAGGCGGCGCGCGAGGCCGACGAACCGCTGCGCGCCGCTGCCGTCGTGTTCCGCGCCAAGGCGCTCGATCCCGACGCCCTCGCCGCGCGTCTCGTCGGACTCTGGGACGCCGACGCCGCAGACCTCAACGACCGGGTGCTCGACCTGGGCTGA
- a CDS encoding MFS transporter, which translates to MTSPHLPVRGAGRAWVMLVVLTMLTVIGMTVVLPVLPFVVLQYVTHEHDLALWVGVLEAVNGLCAFLAAPLLGRLSDRFGRRPVIIVAAFGAAFSMTLFGVGGALWVLVLARVIQGLTAGDLPALFAYLADITPPEKRAQRFGLLGALTGIGTMIGPAIGGLLAAIDLRLPVFLTAAVGLTIAILSIVLLPESLRPENRIARIALRDVQPFGVFRTAFRRPELRGLMIAFGLLALPFGFFVNNFSVLALDSIQWGPTQIGLLTAGVGIIDILIQGVLLGFLLRRMGERGVIVSAIVAQAIGLAGLAIVASLLAQPWLFIVGALLLAAGQGAAQAAMDGAMSNAVGDDEQGWLGGATQSLTAAMNTVAPLIAAALYTVVSHAAPYWLGVGIMLVAVLVVARAHIANTAKRPADAREAGAAPALAETPR; encoded by the coding sequence ATGACTTCACCTCACCTCCCCGTCCGCGGCGCCGGCCGCGCCTGGGTCATGCTCGTCGTCCTGACGATGCTCACGGTCATCGGCATGACCGTCGTCCTTCCCGTGCTGCCGTTCGTCGTGCTGCAGTACGTCACCCACGAGCACGACCTCGCGCTGTGGGTCGGCGTGCTCGAAGCGGTCAACGGCCTGTGCGCGTTCCTCGCCGCCCCGCTCCTCGGCCGGCTCTCGGACCGGTTCGGACGACGCCCGGTCATCATCGTCGCGGCGTTCGGTGCGGCCTTCTCCATGACGCTGTTCGGAGTGGGCGGGGCGCTCTGGGTGCTCGTGCTCGCCCGCGTCATCCAGGGGCTGACCGCCGGAGACCTCCCCGCCCTGTTCGCCTACCTCGCCGACATCACGCCCCCGGAGAAGCGTGCGCAGCGCTTCGGGCTCCTCGGCGCGCTCACGGGCATCGGCACCATGATCGGGCCCGCCATCGGCGGTCTCCTCGCCGCGATCGATCTGCGCCTGCCGGTGTTCCTCACCGCCGCCGTCGGCCTGACGATCGCGATCCTCAGCATCGTCCTCCTGCCCGAGAGCCTGCGACCCGAGAACCGGATCGCCCGGATCGCGCTGCGCGACGTCCAGCCCTTCGGCGTCTTCCGGACCGCCTTCCGCCGCCCGGAGCTGCGCGGGCTGATGATCGCGTTCGGGCTGCTCGCTCTGCCGTTCGGGTTCTTCGTGAACAACTTCAGCGTGCTCGCCCTCGACAGCATCCAATGGGGGCCCACGCAGATCGGACTGCTCACGGCGGGCGTCGGCATCATCGACATCCTCATCCAGGGCGTGCTGCTCGGCTTCCTCCTGCGGAGGATGGGCGAGCGCGGCGTGATCGTGAGCGCCATCGTCGCGCAGGCGATCGGCCTCGCCGGCCTCGCGATCGTCGCATCGCTGCTCGCCCAGCCCTGGCTGTTCATCGTCGGGGCGCTCCTGCTCGCGGCCGGTCAAGGGGCGGCGCAGGCCGCGATGGACGGCGCGATGTCCAACGCGGTCGGCGACGACGAGCAGGGATGGCTCGGCGGTGCCACCCAGTCCCTCACCGCGGCGATGAACACCGTCGCCCCGCTGATCGCCGCGGCGCTGTACACCGTCGTCAGCCACGCCGCCCCCTACTGGCTGGGAGTCGGCATCATGCTCGTCGCCGTCCTGGTCGTCGCCCGGGCGCACATCGCGAACACGGCGAAGCGTCCCGCGGACGCGAGGGAGGCGGGCGCCGCCCCCGCACTCGCGGAGACCCCCAGGTGA
- a CDS encoding Lrp/AsnC family transcriptional regulator, which yields MDDSVDRAILATISRDGRATLSQLSDAVGLSVSAVQSRLRRLETRGVIAGYRAVLDPEQVGTPLSAFIEITPLDPAQPDNAPELLEHLDAIEACHSIAGDASYMLFVRVPTPRDLEQLVRDVRLAANVSTRTTVVLQTYYEHRPIIPVATAD from the coding sequence ATGGATGATTCTGTCGACCGTGCGATCCTGGCGACCATCTCCCGCGACGGGCGGGCGACGCTGTCGCAGCTCTCCGACGCCGTGGGGCTCTCCGTGTCGGCGGTGCAGTCCCGCCTGCGGAGGCTCGAGACGCGCGGGGTGATCGCCGGTTACCGGGCGGTGCTCGACCCCGAGCAGGTGGGCACCCCGCTCTCCGCCTTCATCGAGATCACCCCGCTCGATCCGGCCCAGCCCGACAACGCCCCGGAGCTCCTGGAGCACCTCGACGCCATCGAGGCGTGCCACTCCATCGCCGGCGACGCGAGCTACATGCTCTTCGTCCGGGTGCCGACGCCGCGCGATCTGGAGCAGCTCGTCCGCGATGTGCGCCTCGCGGCGAACGTGAGCACCCGCACGACCGTGGTGCTGCAGACCTACTACGAGCACCGCCCGATCATCCCCGTCGCCACCGCCGATTAG
- a CDS encoding TetR/AcrR family transcriptional regulator codes for MTTPPPLGRRERKKAATRKNISDVATRMFLERGFDNVSIREVADAADVSPTTVFAHFPQKEALVFDEDDEQRDRLVAAVRERQAGVTINRAIHDFYAAEVGANLDEHGDDVARVFLRFLTETPALREYASKMWLRHEDALADAIAEELDLAAPTPEIRVYARFVLQMQILVTESEDQQKVLEAGSALLEHGWAPIEDRLTAPRDAVPDADVSPPGGAVAGS; via the coding sequence ATGACGACGCCCCCGCCCCTGGGCCGCCGCGAGCGCAAGAAGGCCGCGACCCGCAAGAACATCTCCGACGTGGCCACGCGGATGTTCCTGGAACGCGGATTCGACAACGTCAGCATCCGCGAGGTCGCCGACGCCGCCGACGTCTCCCCCACGACGGTCTTCGCCCACTTCCCCCAGAAGGAAGCCCTCGTGTTCGACGAGGACGACGAGCAGCGCGACCGCCTCGTCGCGGCCGTCCGCGAGCGCCAGGCCGGCGTCACGATCAATCGCGCGATCCACGACTTCTACGCCGCGGAGGTCGGCGCCAACCTCGACGAGCACGGCGATGACGTCGCCCGCGTCTTCCTGCGCTTCCTCACCGAGACCCCGGCGCTCCGGGAGTACGCATCGAAGATGTGGCTGCGGCACGAGGATGCGCTCGCGGACGCCATCGCCGAGGAGCTCGACCTCGCCGCCCCGACGCCCGAGATCCGCGTGTACGCCCGGTTCGTCCTGCAGATGCAGATCCTCGTCACCGAGAGCGAGGATCAGCAGAAGGTGCTCGAAGCAGGATCCGCCCTGCTGGAGCACGGCTGGGCACCGATCGAGGACCGCCTCACCGCGCCCCGGGACGCGGTCCCGGACGCCGACGTCAGTCCTCCCGGGGGCGCCGTCGCAGGCTCTTGA
- a CDS encoding DUF4287 domain-containing protein has translation MSFQAYLDKVETQTGLTPRQFIALAHEQGFDESTKSTVVLNWLKEEYGLGHGHAQAMVHVILKGPKISDKHVGTTGTHADKTDELWLDGKDSNPHR, from the coding sequence ATGTCCTTCCAGGCGTACCTCGACAAGGTCGAGACCCAGACCGGCCTCACGCCGCGGCAGTTCATCGCCCTCGCTCACGAGCAGGGGTTCGACGAGAGCACGAAGTCCACCGTGGTCCTGAACTGGCTGAAGGAGGAGTACGGCCTCGGCCACGGCCACGCGCAGGCGATGGTCCACGTCATCCTGAAGGGGCCGAAGATCAGCGACAAGCACGTCGGCACCACGGGGACGCATGCCGACAAGACCGACGAGCTCTGGCTCGACGGCAAGGACAGCAACCCGCACCGCTGA
- a CDS encoding bifunctional lysylphosphatidylglycerol flippase/synthetase MprF yields the protein MTSERPSPTRLVLGALRTTPATLIMIGLVLLTGVIWQGLWRPFQDTDLFPLVAYGLPSLAEGRWWTPVTGTFFVNQPWVYFFTIAGFWGMGFLEHRRGTRVAVAYFAVGQLFAVFATALFLLLVSQVPWAWAQTQAHALDVGASGGTMACIAAAVGLFRPPWRVRGWLVLLGFVFVAMMFWGELADLEHLFAVLLILFVDRSLRVRRTTVREQRLIAVMAVLVLVAIEVITVFVPTDGPFGPTDPVSGGYIDTAIDVAVILLIANGLRRGRRWAWIVAVILGPLNVLAATLVLVLIIVTSEAQLELLIDAETELTLAMGVLWALVLVYLIAVRRAFRARRSTKLGRQPAPTVDELRRDLRAHGGGTLSWMTTWDGNSYARVDGGIVAYQRRNGVALALADPIGPAESRAAAVRDFIRTAEEAGLVPCFFSADEATRAAVPETWRSLVVADDTIVDLPGLTFTGKRWQPVRTSLNRAGREHMTFRLTHLTEETWGVQQQIRAISEAWVGDKDLPEMRFTLGTLEEAEDLEVRLALAIAPNGDVDGFLSWLPVYGEGGVVRGWTLDLMRRREGGFGPVMEYLIGASAQRFSDEGAQIMSLSGAPLAHDYPQDAGVIAVLSDRLADALEPVYGFRSLHRFKEKFHPRYETMYLLFRDESDLTRIGGALTRAFLPDATLRQFAGAGLELVRGEH from the coding sequence ATGACCTCGGAGCGCCCCTCGCCGACCCGTCTCGTGCTCGGGGCGCTCCGGACCACCCCGGCGACGCTGATCATGATCGGCCTCGTCCTGCTCACGGGAGTGATCTGGCAGGGCCTGTGGCGACCGTTCCAGGACACCGACCTCTTCCCTCTCGTCGCCTACGGATTGCCGAGCCTCGCCGAGGGGCGATGGTGGACACCGGTCACCGGGACGTTCTTCGTCAACCAGCCCTGGGTGTACTTCTTCACGATCGCCGGGTTCTGGGGCATGGGCTTCCTGGAGCATCGCCGCGGAACCCGGGTCGCGGTCGCGTACTTCGCCGTCGGGCAGCTGTTCGCCGTCTTCGCCACCGCCCTGTTCCTGCTCCTCGTGTCACAGGTGCCGTGGGCATGGGCGCAGACCCAGGCCCACGCCCTCGACGTGGGCGCGTCGGGCGGGACCATGGCCTGCATCGCCGCCGCGGTCGGTCTGTTCCGCCCGCCGTGGCGCGTGCGCGGGTGGCTCGTGCTGCTCGGCTTCGTGTTCGTCGCGATGATGTTCTGGGGCGAGCTGGCCGACCTCGAGCACCTGTTCGCCGTGCTGCTGATCCTGTTCGTCGACCGCAGCCTCCGGGTGCGGCGCACGACCGTCCGCGAGCAGCGGCTGATCGCCGTCATGGCGGTGCTGGTGCTCGTCGCCATCGAGGTCATCACGGTCTTCGTCCCCACCGACGGCCCGTTCGGTCCCACCGATCCCGTCTCCGGCGGATACATCGACACGGCCATCGACGTCGCGGTGATCCTGCTCATCGCGAACGGCCTGCGCCGCGGGCGGCGCTGGGCGTGGATCGTGGCCGTCATCCTCGGCCCCCTCAACGTGCTGGCCGCCACCCTGGTCCTCGTCCTCATCATCGTCACGAGCGAAGCGCAGCTGGAGCTCCTGATCGATGCGGAGACCGAGCTCACGCTCGCGATGGGCGTGCTGTGGGCTCTGGTGCTCGTCTACCTCATCGCGGTGCGCCGCGCCTTCCGCGCGCGGCGGTCGACGAAGCTGGGGCGGCAGCCCGCTCCGACCGTGGACGAGCTCCGCCGCGACCTGCGGGCGCACGGCGGCGGCACCCTCTCCTGGATGACCACCTGGGACGGCAACAGCTACGCCCGCGTCGACGGCGGGATCGTCGCGTATCAGCGCCGCAACGGGGTCGCTCTCGCGCTCGCCGACCCGATCGGCCCGGCGGAGTCCCGGGCGGCCGCGGTCCGCGACTTCATCCGCACGGCCGAGGAGGCCGGCCTCGTGCCCTGCTTCTTCAGCGCGGACGAGGCGACCAGGGCGGCCGTCCCGGAGACCTGGCGCAGCCTCGTCGTCGCCGACGACACGATCGTCGATCTCCCGGGCCTCACCTTCACCGGTAAGCGCTGGCAGCCGGTGCGCACGTCACTCAACCGGGCGGGACGGGAGCACATGACCTTCCGGCTCACGCACCTGACGGAGGAGACCTGGGGCGTGCAGCAGCAGATCAGGGCGATCTCCGAGGCGTGGGTCGGCGACAAGGACCTGCCGGAGATGCGCTTCACCCTCGGCACCCTGGAGGAGGCGGAGGACCTCGAGGTCCGCCTGGCTCTCGCGATCGCCCCGAACGGCGATGTCGACGGATTCCTGTCGTGGCTGCCCGTGTACGGGGAGGGCGGGGTGGTCCGGGGCTGGACCCTCGACCTGATGCGGCGCCGCGAGGGCGGTTTCGGGCCGGTGATGGAGTACCTGATCGGCGCCTCCGCGCAGCGGTTCTCGGACGAGGGCGCGCAGATCATGTCGCTCTCGGGGGCGCCCCTGGCCCACGACTACCCGCAGGACGCGGGAGTGATCGCGGTGCTGAGCGACCGGCTCGCGGATGCGCTGGAACCCGTCTACGGCTTCCGTTCGCTGCACCGGTTCAAGGAGAAGTTCCACCCCCGCTACGAGACCATGTACCTCCTCTTCCGCGACGAGAGCGACCTCACCCGCATCGGCGGCGCCCTCACGCGGGCCTTCCTCCCCGATGCCACGCTGCGGCAGTTCGCCGGCGCGGGCCTGGAGCTGGTCCGCGGCGAGCACTGA